The following proteins are encoded in a genomic region of Planococcus lenghuensis:
- a CDS encoding DUF3006 domain-containing protein has protein sequence MKVSGVLDRIEGNIAVIIAEEAGRQFEVPVSNLPKGSQEQDWFWLKIKGEELIAIGLDETIKLEKEQTADRLINRLHERNEQ, from the coding sequence GTGAAAGTGAGCGGGGTACTAGACCGGATTGAAGGAAACATTGCGGTGATTATCGCAGAAGAAGCTGGACGCCAATTTGAGGTGCCAGTTTCTAATTTACCGAAAGGAAGCCAAGAACAGGATTGGTTTTGGTTAAAGATCAAAGGTGAGGAACTAATCGCAATTGGATTAGATGAAACTATAAAATTAGAGAAAGAACAAACAGCAGACAGGTTAATAAACAGATTGCATGAGAGAAATGAACAGTAA
- a CDS encoding carbon starvation CstA family protein produces MITFIVSVALLIVAYFTYGKYIEKLFGPMENRKTPAYANHDGIDFVPMNKHKNSLIQLLNIAGTGPIFGPILGALYGPVAFLWIVIGCVFAGAVHDYLTGMISIRNKGAHIPELAGKFLGAVSKHIVNFFALLLLLLVGTVFVVTPASLLSILMDGKVAIGIIIAAIFVYYFLSTILPIDKIIGRLYPYFGAVLLVGTIGVGGALLFSEYRIPELNFENMHPANLPIFPLLFFTITCGALSGFHATQSPIISRTTQSESQGRYIFYGMMIAEGVIAMIWAAAAMSIFDGQTLSGIITSGTPSAVVNEVSMTLLGAVGGTIAVLGAVVLPITSGDTAFRAARSIIADYIKMDQQKVAKRLLIAIPLFAISVALTQIDFTLLWRYFSWANQATAAIALWIATMYLYIQGKNYLVSMAPAIFITYMVFVYILSQQIGFGLDLNVSFIIGLFLTVVLVTMFFVKARKNRADDVETVVAVEVEVV; encoded by the coding sequence ATGATCACGTTCATCGTTTCGGTCGCACTGTTAATTGTCGCTTACTTCACGTACGGAAAGTATATTGAAAAACTGTTTGGCCCGATGGAAAACCGAAAAACTCCCGCTTATGCCAATCATGACGGCATTGATTTCGTGCCGATGAACAAGCATAAAAACTCCCTGATCCAATTGCTCAATATTGCCGGGACAGGACCGATTTTCGGACCGATCCTTGGCGCCCTTTACGGACCTGTGGCCTTTCTATGGATTGTAATCGGATGTGTCTTTGCCGGAGCGGTCCATGATTACCTGACCGGTATGATTTCAATCCGCAATAAAGGAGCCCATATCCCGGAGCTTGCCGGGAAATTCCTGGGCGCTGTCTCAAAGCATATCGTAAACTTTTTTGCGTTACTGCTGCTTTTGCTTGTTGGGACTGTGTTTGTCGTTACACCAGCATCCCTTCTCTCGATTTTGATGGATGGAAAAGTGGCCATCGGCATCATCATTGCGGCCATCTTTGTTTATTACTTCCTATCGACCATTTTGCCGATCGATAAAATCATTGGCCGGCTGTATCCTTATTTTGGTGCCGTTCTGCTAGTCGGAACAATCGGAGTAGGCGGTGCTTTGCTGTTTTCCGAGTATAGAATACCGGAGCTGAACTTCGAAAACATGCATCCGGCGAATCTGCCGATTTTCCCGTTGCTGTTTTTTACGATTACATGCGGGGCGCTGTCCGGCTTCCATGCAACCCAGTCACCGATCATTTCACGGACGACGCAATCTGAATCACAGGGCCGGTACATCTTCTACGGCATGATGATCGCAGAAGGGGTTATCGCAATGATCTGGGCTGCTGCTGCCATGAGTATTTTTGACGGCCAGACACTGAGTGGCATCATCACTTCCGGGACACCTTCAGCAGTTGTTAACGAAGTTTCCATGACGCTTCTTGGTGCAGTCGGCGGCACAATCGCTGTTCTCGGCGCCGTCGTTTTGCCGATCACGTCCGGCGACACGGCATTCCGTGCTGCCCGTTCCATCATTGCGGATTACATCAAAATGGACCAGCAGAAAGTGGCGAAACGCCTGCTGATCGCCATCCCATTATTCGCTATATCTGTTGCGCTGACGCAGATCGATTTCACTCTGCTCTGGAGATACTTCTCGTGGGCAAACCAGGCCACAGCTGCAATCGCATTATGGATTGCGACTATGTATCTGTATATTCAAGGCAAGAACTACCTTGTGTCGATGGCGCCGGCTATCTTCATCACGTACATGGTCTTTGTCTACATTCTGAGTCAGCAGATCGGCTTCGGGCTGGATCTTAACGTATCGTTCATCATCGGCTTGTTCCTGACAGTTGTCCTCGTGACCATGTTCTTTGTTAAAGCGCGGAAAAACCGTGCTGACGACGTCGAAACGGTTGTCGCAGTGGAAGTTGAAGTTGTGTAA
- a CDS encoding MBL fold metallo-hydrolase, translating to MSKTGLWLTASLMLAGCTLTNTTEEQTTAGDGAPELMVHYIDAGQADATLFEFGDYTMLIDAGDWNAIDVIDYLEAQDISQIDIAVGTHPDADHIGQLAEVIEQFDVSEVWMSGNISTSDTFINALEAIDASDAAYVEPRAGEEYELGPLEIDVLYPEEITGESNAESIALKLSYGETGFIFTGDAGVQQEQEMIDSRADLDAEVLQLGHHGSNTSTSRAFLKAVSPEVVIYSAGAGNPYGHPHAEVIASAENTGADVFGTDVNGTIIVQTDGETLKVIPAEAGTPVEGENRCLDINIASQAELDQIDGIGEVLASEIIEERPFENLDELTIVDGIGVGKVEAIKAQGLACIGG from the coding sequence TTGAGTAAAACAGGGTTATGGTTAACGGCATCACTGATGCTCGCTGGCTGCACATTGACGAACACGACAGAAGAACAAACGACAGCTGGGGACGGTGCGCCGGAACTGATGGTCCATTACATTGATGCTGGACAAGCAGACGCAACACTGTTCGAATTCGGTGATTACACGATGCTGATCGATGCCGGGGACTGGAACGCGATAGACGTCATCGATTACCTGGAAGCGCAGGACATCAGCCAAATCGACATTGCGGTCGGTACCCATCCTGATGCCGATCATATCGGCCAGCTCGCTGAAGTAATTGAGCAGTTCGACGTGAGCGAGGTCTGGATGTCCGGCAACATCAGCACTTCCGACACATTCATCAATGCCTTGGAAGCGATTGACGCATCCGACGCAGCATACGTCGAACCGCGGGCCGGTGAAGAATACGAGTTAGGGCCGCTTGAAATCGATGTGCTCTATCCGGAAGAAATCACGGGTGAATCGAACGCGGAATCGATTGCGTTGAAACTGTCATACGGGGAAACGGGTTTCATCTTCACAGGAGACGCCGGCGTGCAGCAGGAGCAGGAGATGATTGACAGCAGAGCGGATCTCGATGCAGAAGTGCTCCAGCTCGGCCACCATGGCTCAAACACATCCACAAGTAGGGCGTTCCTGAAAGCCGTCTCGCCGGAAGTCGTCATCTACAGCGCCGGTGCGGGCAATCCATACGGCCACCCGCACGCCGAAGTGATTGCGTCGGCTGAGAACACAGGCGCGGACGTATTCGGCACGGACGTGAACGGCACCATCATCGTACAGACCGATGGCGAAACACTCAAAGTCATACCGGCCGAAGCAGGAACACCAGTCGAAGGCGAAAACCGCTGCCTCGATATCAACATCGCTTCCCAGGCGGAGCTCGACCAGATTGACGGCATCGGGGAAGTACTAGCCAGCGAGATTATCGAAGAGCGGCCATTCGAGAACCTAGATGAATTGACGATAGTGGACGGAATTGGAGTAGGGAAAGTGGAAGCCATCAAAGCACAAGGCTTGGCGTGTATAGGAGGATGA